CCGGCAGGTTCCGCGTGAATGGCGTCGTAATCAATATGCCTGAGTTCCAAAAAGCTTATAACTGCAAGAAGGGTGATGCCATGGTCAGCGAGAACGCCTGCCACGTTTGGTGAGGTTGTAATTGAATTACAAAAGGCACAGCCGAAGTGGCTGTGCCTTTTTGTTTTGTAGTGAGAGCATTACCGACGGCTTCAGAGAATACAAGCCTACTCTTGTCATTCTGAACACGAACCCTGAGCGTAAAGCGAAGGGGAAGTGGAGGAACCCCTATCGTACAGACAATGCATGCTGCGTTACAGCAGAAAGCTTCGAAGCTGAAAGGGATTCCTCGTCTCTTCGCTCCTCGGAATGACCAACATGAGAAATTTTCTGTGCGCAGATACGGCGTTTACGCGATTGAACTGACCGACTCTGCCTGTTCGTGAGCGTGATAGCTGGAGCGCACCAGAGGTCCGGACTCGACGTGGCGGAAGCCCATTTTGAGAGCTTCGCTTTTCAGATAAGCAAATTCATCGGGAGTGTAGTAGCGCGTCATGGGCAGATGGTCTTTGGAAGGACGCAGATACTGGCCAATGGTCAGGATATCCACCTTGCGTGCCGCCAGGTCTTGAAAGACCGCCAGCAGCTCATCCGTTTCTTCGCCCAGGCCCACCATGACGCCGGTCTTGCTTACCGTTTCCGGCGAAAACTGCTTCACGTTGGCCAGCAGTTGCAGCGTGCGTTCGTAGCGCGCACCGGAGCGTACAGCACGATACAGCCGAGGCACCGATTCGGTGTTGTGGTTCAGGATATCGGGCTTAGCGTCGAGCACGATCTGCAAGCACTCATCAATGCCCTGAAAATCGGGGATCAGGACTTCCACGCTGCATCCTGGAACCTGCTCACGGATTTGCCGGATGGTTTCGGCAAAGACGCGGGCGCTGCCAAAATTATCGTCATCGCGATTGACGCTGGTGACGACGGCAAATTTGAGTCCCAGAGTTTTTACGGCTTCGGCCACGCGGCGGGGCTCATCGTAATCAATGGGCAGCGGCTTGCCTTTAGGCACCGCACAGAAACCGCAGCGGCGCGTGCACAGATTGCCGAGCAGCATAAAGGTCGCGGTCTTGTGGTGCCAGCACTCGCCAATATTAGGGCACTGCGCCGATTCGCAAACCGTGTGGAGATCAAGCCCGCGCGCCAGCTTCTTGAGCGCATGATAGTTGTCGCCCACCGGGGCCCGAGCCTTGAGCCACTCCGGTTTGGGGCGGGGAACGCGAGGAGAGAGGTCAATCTGGACGAGTTCGACTGCGCTGGCCATGAAACTTTATTTTACATGGATTTTTCGCCGCGGGTGGACGCGGATCAACGCTGATCCCAAGGGGTCGCTATCGGCTGAAGTGTTGCATTTAGAGGGTATGCAAATATGCCAGCAGATCGTTGAGCTGCTGGTCGTCCAAAACATTTTGCAATCCCGGCATATTGCGGCGACCAAACAGAATTGCATCACGGGCGCGGTCGTCGTTGGCCGGGGCACCGCTGGGGAGATATTGCTTGCGGAAGAGCCCCTGCAATCCCGGTCCCTGGCGCCCATTGGTGGAATAGGCATCGTGGCAGACCGCGCAGCGCGCTTCAAAGATGCGCCGGCCACGCTCTTCCTGCGGGGTCAATGGACGATTGGCAGAACCCGATGGGGAGTTGCATCCGATACTCATAAGCAATACGATTCCCCAGACAAAGACCGCACCCAGGCTGCCGAGCCACAGACGGGATTTTCGTAATCGCAACAAATATTTATTATGTTGGAGTGCGGTAGATTTGGCAAAGGCAGCTCCCAAGGCAAGTGCAAATGTCGGTCACGATCAAACGCGTTTATGAACCACCGTCAGCCGCCGATGGCGCGCGCGTTCTCGTGGACCGGTTGTGGCCGCGCGGCCTCACCAAAGCCAAGGCCCGCATTCATGTGTGGCTTAAAGAACTGGCTCCTTCTCATGAATTGCGGCGCTGGTTCCACGAACGTCCTGAATATTTCCAGGTCTTTCGCAAGCGTTACCTGAAAGAGATGGCTGATCCCACTGCCTTGCAGGCTTTGGAGCAGCTTTACAAAATGGCAGGCAAGGAAAAAATTGTGACCCTGGTTTATGCCTCGCACGACGAAGCCCACAACAACGCGGTTGTGCTGCGTGACTTGCTGCACGGGATGCGCAAACCGCCTTCCAGTTCCGGCCCGGCAAGAGCGGCAGCAGCGAGAAACCGCGCAAGGATGCCAAGAAGCTAGCTCGTCCGCAGTCCTTAGTCCTTGGTGCTGGCGCTACATGGGGGAATTAAACCGCAGAGGACGCGGAGGAGCGCTGAGGCTTGGGGAATTCGCGCGCGCAACAACGCTTTTCAAAAGCCCACCCGACGCCCTGCAAAACGGCTCAAGATGTCCACACGACACCCGGCGAGACGCCGTCTCTACTTCAAACTGACCGCTACTAGAAATTTTTCAGGAAGTGACGCCATCGGTTAGAATTCCAACCTGGAGAAAATCCCCCATGAGCACACCCGTTACATCCTCTCCTAATCCTATGCCCGGCTCGACGGCTGAGGCTGCGCCTGGGCTTTCCGAAGGCGAACGGCTTATTAATGTTTTCATCGCGCCTTCTAAGACCTTCACGGATTTAAAACGCAAGGCGAGCTGGTTTGTTCCCTGGCTTTTGCTAGTGATTGCCAGTGTGGCGTTTATCGGCGTCGTAGCACAGAAGGTTGGCTTCCGGCAGATTACAGAAAATGCCATGCGCATGAACCCCAAAGCGCAGGACCGTATAGCCCAGATGCCTGCCGAGCAGCGTCAGGCTGCTATGCAACTCAGTGTAACCATCACGAGAGCGATCACCTTTGCCGTTCCTGTAATTGCGCTGGTGATTTATGTGATCGTAGCCGCCGTTCTAATGGCGACCTTCAATTTCGGTATGGGAGGAGAGGTGCCTTTCGGCACGTCCCTTGCAATCGTCATCTATGCAAGATTGCCGGAGATTATCAAGGCTCTGTTGATCATTATTTCTCTTTTCGCAGGAGCTGACCCTGAAAGCTTTAATATTCAAAACCCGATAGCGAGTAACTTGGGTTTCTTCGTGGATGCCAGCGCTCATCCCGCTTTGTACAGTCTGGCCTCTGCGTTTGACATATTTTCTATCTGGGTCATCGTGCTCACCGGCATCGGCTTTTCGTGCGTGAGCAAGGTGAAAAAATCAACCGCGATTGGTGT
This genomic stretch from Terriglobales bacterium harbors:
- the lipA gene encoding lipoyl synthase, whose protein sequence is MASAVELVQIDLSPRVPRPKPEWLKARAPVGDNYHALKKLARGLDLHTVCESAQCPNIGECWHHKTATFMLLGNLCTRRCGFCAVPKGKPLPIDYDEPRRVAEAVKTLGLKFAVVTSVNRDDDNFGSARVFAETIRQIREQVPGCSVEVLIPDFQGIDECLQIVLDAKPDILNHNTESVPRLYRAVRSGARYERTLQLLANVKQFSPETVSKTGVMVGLGEETDELLAVFQDLAARKVDILTIGQYLRPSKDHLPMTRYYTPDEFAYLKSEALKMGFRHVESGPLVRSSYHAHEQAESVSSIA
- a CDS encoding cytochrome c; the encoded protein is MLRLRKSRLWLGSLGAVFVWGIVLLMSIGCNSPSGSANRPLTPQEERGRRIFEARCAVCHDAYSTNGRQGPGLQGLFRKQYLPSGAPANDDRARDAILFGRRNMPGLQNVLDDQQLNDLLAYLHTL
- a CDS encoding YIP1 family protein, with the translated sequence MSTPVTSSPNPMPGSTAEAAPGLSEGERLINVFIAPSKTFTDLKRKASWFVPWLLLVIASVAFIGVVAQKVGFRQITENAMRMNPKAQDRIAQMPAEQRQAAMQLSVTITRAITFAVPVIALVIYVIVAAVLMATFNFGMGGEVPFGTSLAIVIYARLPEIIKALLIIISLFAGADPESFNIQNPIASNLGFFVDASAHPALYSLASAFDIFSIWVIVLTGIGFSCVSKVKKSTAIGVVFGWYALITLVGVGWLALTR
- a CDS encoding DUF488 family protein, whose protein sequence is MSVTIKRVYEPPSAADGARVLVDRLWPRGLTKAKARIHVWLKELAPSHELRRWFHERPEYFQVFRKRYLKEMADPTALQALEQLYKMAGKEKIVTLVYASHDEAHNNAVVLRDLLHGMRKPPSSSGPARAAAARNRARMPRS